Genomic DNA from Venenivibrio stagnispumantis:
GTTTGTAGCGTGCCTATAAGGAATTGAAACGATTAGATGAATATCAATCAGTATCTGATAAAAAAGAGTTTGTAGCGTGCCTATAAGGAATTGAAACAAAACTTTCTCTTAAAAGAAATAAACCTAGAAACATGTTTGTAGCGTGCCTATAAGGAATTGAAACGCATTTCTTGTATTTTTTCGTTATCTGTAAAGAAAAGTTTGTAGCGTTCCTATAAGGATTTTCATTTTTTTATCCGGTTTAGAAATAAAAAAAAATTTTTCCAATTTGTCAATATCTTATTAATCAATAAGTTTTAAAATCTTTATCTATTAAGGCTTTACCATAATCCAAATTAGAGTTTGGAGTTTTAAAGGAGTTTATGATAGAATTGGAGCAGTGATTTAGCAAAGGAGATAGCAATGTTGGATTACAAGGTTAAAACATACCTTAATAAGCTGAAAAAATCCGGTTTATCAAATAAAAGCATAGAAACTTACGATATGCTACTTGGATATTTTGCTAAATGGTATGATGAATACGGATTATTAACAAACAATCTTATCTTGGTTGAAAAAGATATTGAGAACTTTATTGATTGGCTCAAAAAGAAAGATTTATCGGTATCAACAATAAAGATGGTATTAAACCGGACAAAAGAATTTGTTGAGTTTTCCGGTGGTAAATGGCTTGCAGACAAAAGAATTTACAGGGAAAGAAACAAAGTAGAAAGTGCCAAGCCTTTTAGTGAAATTGAGTTAAGAACAATCTTAGAACATTTAAAGGCAAATAACAAGATTTATTATTATCTATGTTTAACTCTTTACGGCTTTGGACTGCGAATATCGGAAGCTACCAATCTATTACCGGACGATATAATAGAAAAAGAAAATCAGATTTTTGTCAGAGTAAGAAGCAATATAGCGAAGTTTTCAAAATCAAGAGAAGCACCACTTATTTTAAAAGGTCAATACAGAGATGACTTTATAGATTTTATCGTAAAGAGAAAAAATCCGAAACTGAAAAATATGACACTTTTTACTTATTACAATGATATTCAGAAAAGAATTGTATCAATAGATAGAGACAATGTCAAGGTGTATTTCCATAATCTTTCAAAGGAGCTCGGCATTCACATCACGGCACACAGATTTAGAGATACTTACATCTCTTATTTAGTGGCGAAAGGAATAAAGCCGTTGAGCGTTGCTAAATGGGTAGGACACGAAGATATTAGCACTACTTTAAAATACTATGCAAAACTTACAAGTAAAGACGAACTTGAAGAGTTAAGCAAGCTATGATAACAAAGGAAGTTTATGACTTTATCCGGTTTTATCGCAATCTCATAGAAAAAGCAAAGAAAGATGAGATAAGCATTTTTGAG
This window encodes:
- a CDS encoding tyrosine-type recombinase/integrase, with amino-acid sequence MDYKVKTYLNKLKKSGLSNKSIETYDMLLGYFAKWYDEYGLLTNNLILVEKDIENFIDWLKKKDLSVSTIKMVLNRTKEFVEFSGGKWLADKRIYRERNKVESAKPFSEIELRTILEHLKANNKIYYYLCLTLYGFGLRISEATNLLPDDIIEKENQIFVRVRSNIAKFSKSREAPLILKGQYRDDFIDFIVKRKNPKLKNMTLFTYYNDIQKRIVSIDRDNVKVYFHNLSKELGIHITAHRFRDTYISYLVAKGIKPLSVAKWVGHEDISTTLKYYAKLTSKDELEELSKL